Proteins encoded in a region of the Clarias gariepinus isolate MV-2021 ecotype Netherlands unplaced genomic scaffold, CGAR_prim_01v2 scaffold_30, whole genome shotgun sequence genome:
- the LOC128516933 gene encoding pituitary tumor-transforming gene 1 protein-interacting protein, translating into MEKIKVIVQFINLTGVLCAVCVCVGFIHSAHSVTPSPTLPPVTHPCSSASSCDSCLKNVSCLWCYTNNTCTLYPVSHLLPPASVCKLSQARWGVCSVNFEALIIAMAVILGLILLVITVCCCYCCCRCGRSSRSARIEEDIARKRERERQADERRAERRSRYSEIRKKYGLMSDSDHPYSKFENE; encoded by the exons ATGGAGAAGATTAAAGTCATTGTTCAGTTCATAAACCTTACAGGAGttctgtgtgcagtgtgtgtgtgtgtggggtttaTTCACTCCGCTCACTCCGTCACACCGTCACCCACACTACCTCCTGTCACACACC CGTGCAGCTCTGCCTCCAGCTGTGACTCCTGCCTGAAGAATGTCTCT TGTTTGTGGTGTTACACTAATAACACCTGTACACTTTATCCCGTGTCTCATCTGCTGCCTCCTGCCTCAGTGTGTAAACTGTCTCAGGCCCGCTGGGGGGTGTgttcag ttaaCTTTGAGGCTCTGATCATCGCGATGGCCGTGATCCTGGGTCTGATCCTGCTGGTCATCACCGTGTGCTGCTGCTACTGCTGCTGCCGCTGTGGGCGATCATcacg gtcAGCACGTATAGAGGAGGACATTGCtcggaagagagagagagagagacaggctgATGAGCG gagggctGAGCGCAGGTCAAGATACAGTGAGATCCGGAAGAAGTACG GTTTAATGTCGGACTCCGATCACCCGTACAGCAAGTTTGAGAACGAGTGA